The Pseudomonas triclosanedens genome has a window encoding:
- a CDS encoding molybdopterin-synthase adenylyltransferase MoeB, translated as MLTDNELLRYSRQILLPQIDVDGQMRLKGSRVLIVGLGGLGAPVALYLAAAGIGELHLADFDTVDLTNLQRQIIHGTDSVGVGKVDSAITRLTALNPDVKLVAHRQALDADSLGAAIAAVDLVLDCCDNFGTREAVNAACVAAKKPLVSGAAIRLEGQLSVFDPRRDDSPCYHCLYGHGSEAELTCSEAGVVGPLVGLVGSLQALEALKLLAGFGEPLVGRLLLIDALGSRFRELRVKRDPQCAVCGAAHG; from the coding sequence ATGCTGACCGACAACGAACTGCTGCGTTACAGCCGGCAGATCCTCCTGCCGCAGATCGACGTTGACGGCCAGATGCGCCTGAAGGGCAGCCGCGTGCTGATCGTCGGCCTTGGCGGTCTCGGCGCTCCGGTAGCGCTGTATCTGGCTGCAGCCGGCATTGGCGAACTGCACCTGGCGGACTTCGACACGGTCGACCTGACCAACCTGCAGCGGCAGATCATTCACGGCACCGACAGCGTCGGCGTGGGCAAAGTGGACTCCGCCATCACCCGCCTGACCGCCCTGAACCCCGACGTGAAACTGGTCGCCCATCGCCAGGCACTGGATGCAGACTCCCTCGGTGCAGCCATCGCCGCGGTCGATCTGGTACTGGATTGCTGTGACAACTTCGGGACCCGCGAGGCGGTCAACGCCGCCTGCGTTGCCGCGAAGAAGCCGCTGGTAAGCGGCGCAGCAATTCGCCTGGAAGGCCAGCTCTCGGTATTCGATCCGCGCCGCGACGACAGCCCCTGCTACCACTGCCTGTATGGTCACGGCAGCGAAGCCGAACTGACTTGCAGCGAGGCCGGTGTGGTTGGCCCGCTGGTGGGGCTGGTGGGCAGCCTGCAGGCGCTGGAAGCGCTGAAACTGCTGGCCGGTTTCGGCGAGCCGCTGGTGGGACGCCTGTTACTGATCGACGCGTTGGGCTCGCGCTTCCGCGAACTGCGGGTCAAACGCGATCCGCAGTGCGCCGTATGCGGAGCTGCGC
- the prfA gene encoding peptide chain release factor 1, whose translation MKASLLRKLDTLSDRYEELTALLGDAEVISDQTKFRAYSREYAEVEPVILAFREFRKVQSDLEGAQALLKDSDPDLREMAEEEAAEAKSRLAGLEDRLQRMLLPKDPNDGRNVFLEIRAGTGGDEAAIFSGDLFRMYSRYAEKQGWRVEIMSENEGEHGGYKEVIARVEGDNVYAKLKFESGAHRVQRVPETESQGRIHTSACTVAVLPEPDEQAAIEINPADLRVDTYRSSGAGGQHVNKTDSAVRITHIPSGIVVECQEERSQHKNRAKAMAWLAARLNDQQQAAAQQAIASTRKLLVGSGDRSERIRTYNFPQGRVTDHRINLTLYSLGEVMEGAVEQVIEPLLQEFQADQLAALGD comes from the coding sequence ATGAAAGCGTCCCTGCTGCGAAAGCTGGACACTCTGAGCGACCGCTATGAAGAGCTGACTGCGCTTCTGGGCGATGCCGAGGTGATCAGTGATCAGACCAAGTTCCGCGCCTACTCTCGTGAATACGCCGAGGTCGAGCCGGTCATTCTTGCTTTCCGCGAGTTCCGCAAGGTTCAGTCCGACCTCGAGGGTGCCCAGGCATTGCTCAAGGACAGCGACCCCGACCTGCGCGAGATGGCCGAGGAGGAAGCGGCCGAGGCCAAGTCACGCCTGGCGGGGCTGGAGGATCGCCTGCAACGCATGCTGTTGCCCAAGGACCCCAACGACGGCCGCAACGTATTCCTGGAAATCCGCGCCGGCACCGGTGGCGACGAAGCGGCGATCTTCTCCGGCGACTTGTTCCGCATGTACTCGCGCTACGCCGAGAAGCAGGGTTGGCGGGTGGAGATCATGTCCGAGAACGAGGGCGAGCACGGTGGCTACAAAGAAGTGATCGCCCGCGTCGAGGGCGACAACGTCTACGCCAAGCTCAAGTTCGAGTCCGGAGCGCATCGCGTTCAGCGCGTGCCGGAAACCGAATCCCAGGGGCGCATCCATACCTCGGCCTGCACCGTGGCGGTTCTGCCGGAGCCGGACGAGCAGGCCGCCATCGAGATCAATCCCGCCGACTTGCGCGTCGATACCTATCGCTCGTCCGGTGCCGGTGGCCAGCACGTGAACAAGACAGACTCGGCGGTGCGCATCACGCACATCCCGTCGGGTATCGTGGTCGAGTGCCAGGAGGAGCGCTCGCAGCACAAGAACCGCGCCAAGGCGATGGCCTGGCTTGCGGCCAGGCTCAACGACCAGCAGCAGGCCGCCGCACAGCAGGCGATCGCCAGTACCCGCAAGCTGCTGGTGGGGTCCGGCGACCGCTCCGAGCGCATCCGCACTTACAATTTCCCGCAGGGGCGCGTCACCGACCATCGTATCAACCTCACCCTCTACTCCCTGGGAGAGGTGATGGAAGGCGCGGTGGAGCAGGTGATCGAGCCGCTGCTGCAGGAATTCCAGGCCGACCAACTGGCCGCGCTCGGCGATTGA
- the prmC gene encoding peptide chain release factor N(5)-glutamine methyltransferase: protein MATIMTLLSEARLPDSPTARLDAELLLAAALGKPRSFLRTWPERVVSREAHDLFDAFMARRIAGEPVAYILGRQGFWSLDLEVAPHTLIPRPDTELLVETALELLPAAPARVLDLGTGTGAIALALACERLSWHVLGVDRIPEAVALAERNRERLRLNNAAFNVSHWFSALAGERFALIVSNPPYIPGSDPHLKQGDVRFEPSSALVSGHDGLDDIRLIIEQAPNHLEDGGWLMLEHGCDQPDAVRDLLLGRGFSAVESRRDLGGHERISLGCWTC, encoded by the coding sequence ATGGCAACCATCATGACCCTGCTCAGCGAAGCGCGACTGCCGGACTCGCCGACAGCGCGCCTGGATGCCGAGTTGCTGCTCGCCGCAGCGCTGGGCAAGCCGCGCAGCTTCCTGCGCACCTGGCCGGAGCGCGTGGTCAGTCGCGAAGCCCATGACCTCTTCGACGCCTTCATGGCCCGCCGCATCGCCGGCGAGCCGGTGGCCTACATCCTGGGCCGCCAGGGGTTCTGGAGCCTGGACCTGGAGGTCGCGCCGCATACCCTGATTCCGCGTCCGGACACCGAGTTGCTGGTGGAGACGGCGCTGGAACTGCTGCCGGCTGCGCCCGCCCGTGTGCTCGACCTTGGCACCGGCACTGGCGCCATCGCCCTGGCGCTGGCCTGCGAGCGTCTGAGCTGGCATGTGCTGGGTGTGGACCGTATTCCTGAGGCTGTGGCGCTGGCTGAGCGCAACCGCGAGCGTCTGCGCCTGAACAATGCCGCGTTCAACGTCAGCCACTGGTTTTCCGCACTGGCTGGTGAGCGTTTTGCGCTGATCGTCAGCAATCCGCCCTACATTCCCGGCAGCGACCCGCATCTCAAGCAGGGCGACGTGCGTTTCGAGCCGTCGAGCGCGCTGGTGTCCGGGCATGACGGGCTCGACGATATTCGCCTGATCATCGAGCAGGCCCCCAACCACCTGGAAGACGGTGGCTGGCTGATGCTCGAGCACGGCTGCGACCAGCCCGACGCCGTGCGCGACCTGTTGCTCGGTCGTGGATTCAGCGCCGTGGAAAGCCGCCGTGACCTGGGTGGCCACGAGCGCATCAGCCTGGGGTGCTGGACATGCTGA